The Cottoperca gobio chromosome 8, fCotGob3.1, whole genome shotgun sequence genome contains the following window.
ATACCAAGCAGACCATGTTAATCCCAATAGCCtaatcaaaaatatatactCCAAGTGcaagatatatactgtatgagcATTAAAGGACATATAGTAAAGTGAAATATAGCTTAACATCACCACCAAGCTGCTGTTGCATTAAATGCAGCAATACAGAATTTAATTGATGAAATGATCAAATCAATGATCTAATGGACACATTCAATATAACCATATCAAAGAAAGCCAAAGAGGGACTGAAGAGTTGGTCTAAGATCTGGGCTGGTTGAAGGGGAagacatatttatacattaGTGTTATTGTATAGACAAGACATTTGTTgttcagaaaatgtaaacacatccaTCCCCCTGATCACCCACCACCAAGCGTGCAACTGTCTTGCCTGATAATGCTCATTATTTGTCTTTTAGATGATTTATCTGAATTCTTGAGTGATGATTATCTGCGGAAATTTGTGGGTAAGTTGCAACCAAACTTCTGCAAACTcatttacagtgtacatgtaatAACACACTTAATAATGGAACAAATGACttgcacataaaaacacattttcaagtaTGAATGCAAAGATGATCTATTGTCTAATTCCAGTTCCTGATCTCGACACAGATGTGCTCTTTGACGATCCATGGTTGAATTATGAGGATGTACTCAACACCTGCTGTAAGGGgatcttcttttcattttgcaacTGCTGACAACAAGACAGGCAACAGATTGGTCTACTTTAATAACGGAAACAGACATGTTCATACATAGTGGACAGTGGATGAATAGGATAGACACACTGAAACATATAGATAAAAAACCTTTATtcaattgtattattattatgtgttaatCGTATAAGGCCACAATCCAAAAAGGATTTCCTTATTTTGAACAATAACAATGGTGTATGGTCATTTTTGCACTTTTGTCACATTTAGTCAATGTGCAAAGAGAGGTTATACATTCAACACTTTCCTaaccagaaaagaaaatgtgtatatttatcgCGAAATATTTGAGACCCAAAACACCAAAGAAGTAAAGCCAATGCCAAAAACAAAACCCCACAAGGGTTAGAAAAAGTATTTCCATGGTGATGTTTCAAGTCACAGTTGCCCTAAATTTTACCACCACTTCCTTTGACGAATCAAGGATTTTAATGCCCTACCTGTCAGTTCACTACtgaaatatattacaataacaaCCATTTCTGGATAATGCATCTTTTAGCTGCTTCACTGACTGTTTTACTTCCTCTTCAGGTGATCTTCCCATGTCAACAGAGCTGTCCAGCCTTGACAGCCACCAGCAGGGACAggaggacaaaacaagcaaaacaaataacagGAAAAAAAGACCCAGAGGTAAATCACCAGCCGCTAACTAGAACATAATCGCAGCTCAACGCCTGCTCAGTTGTGTGAAAACTGTCCCGATCACCCCCTTTGTCATATAAAACTTAATTTTACGATTGCAGCCACAACATTCTGCAAGCCTGAACTAATGTACCATGTTTTCTTGATTTTACGTGTTCTACTTATATGTGTCCTCTCCAGCTCCCCGGGCACAGCGGTGCACTGATGTGAACACACCATCTCGGCCAAAAAGGCAAAGAGCAGCAGGTGAACTAACCAGACTGTCTGTGTTGTCTGAAGCCGCATCGTTTACAGTTTACAAAGTTGGGGAATATTAACGTTATTGTCAGGAGACGATGCAGTGCAGATTTTCATTACAATGCAACAGTAATGTAACAATGAGATCATATTGtactgaaaataaatggaaaccAATGGCTACCTGGAAGAGTAGAAAGACATGCATATAAGGTTATTTTAAACTTTACAGCATGCATTAACATGGTCAACATAAATGCTAAGATGCTAACGTGACGTTTAGTTAAGGAGCTAACACAGTACTATGCTCCTTTAGACAATGCTGGGCTTCTTTTGTGGCTGCTTCATGTAAGGTCAGCCACGATCCATGTTGTAATGTTTGTTCTTCAACTCTTGCAGCTCAACCAAAGGCGAAAGTGGCACAGACTGAGCCGTCTGTCACTCAAGGTACATTTCTAATGTTCTGCTGTAGACTGATTCTGAGGGGGACAGATAggggtttgtttttgttcttctttttttcctgcagtAAATCAATTTACTGTCATTAAAGGGATGAGAGTTTGATCAGTATTGCTGCAAATATATTAATCAATGACAAACTAAATATCCTCAACCACACTGCGcaatacaaaatgtatgaatatgttGCACTATGCACATGAGACTATATAAAATGGCCTTTTACAAACAAGGCAAACCATGTGAGTCGAAAGTAGAAACAATAGACTCATGGGTAAAGGGATGTTGGTTGGCTATGCTTGACTTAGATCCTTCATCAAGAAACAGGAACTTTAATTCTTAAGTTGTTAGATAAAAGATCCATTTTGAACAAAAAGAAGAACTCTCACCGCACTGCAACTTCCTCAAGATCGGTTAGTTGCTTTTTTAGATATCCAATTTAGTTCTCAGTTTGATGAAAACTCTTGTTATTCCAGTTAAGTTGAAGATTGTAACTTGTCTTCTACTGTTGAGCACTGAGCTTTCATTGTTAAGTCTTTCAAGTCTGCTGTTTAGGTTTCAAACATGACACAAAATCTTTGGATCTAAAGCCCTTGTTATTCCTTTGGAAGCTAAATGATCAACTTTGTTTTCCTTGTCCAACCTCCCTTTTTGATACACTCAAGGTTAACAAAACCTGTAGGCGGAGAAAGATAAAGATGTTGTCTCTGATTATTTTTCAGGCACAGGAATAGAGCCGAGTTCAGAAGAGACAGCGGGCCTCTCATCCACTCCACCAAGAATCCTTCATTTCCATCCCTCCATTCAGTTTATCACCATCCCAGACACTCCAGCATGTCAGGTTGTTCAAACACTAAGTCTCTCTCCTCCGGTTATCAGACTTCCACTCCCCAATACAGCTGCTACACGTACTTACATATTGGGTGAGTAAGGtattcacatacatacataaaatgtTGATTGTTTAGAGCAAATGAAGACTACATGCAGTTTTAATTTCATTCAATTTAATTTTATCAAGTAAAGCACTTTATGTATGAAACGTGTTAAACATATTAACTTGCCTTGCCCCTTCATGCATGGCTGTTTAttgcacatatactgtatcaaCAGTACATACTCTAAACTCTATTCTACTATAGTTCCTGCTGCATCACCGCACTTCAAACGCCAAGTACCAACCCTCTCCCCGAGTGAGTAAAATAACTCTTTAATCTGGGatgtgcatgtactgtatatgacgtgtgtgtgtgtgtgcgggtctTTACTTCATGTGCATGTATTCAGAGATCTTATTCTGGCAGTGTTTTGTAGGTTATGGTTACACAGTTTTAGCTGTTTATGTGAAAGCAGGCTCTTAATTGTTCTTCTCTTGTGTTTGTAGCGGATGGTGCAGTAGTGCCAGTCCAAATGAGTTCATCCCCACCAGGATCTCTGTCAGACACCGCTAGCAAAGTCATGTCTCCCCATTGCGCGTCGCCCCTCTCCCCCAGCAATGGTGAGCATCATTATCTGTCTAATTACTTTATCCTTGTGTGTAAAGTTATTGCCATGTTAATATCTTGACTTGTTGCATTTCAGAGATGTCTTCATGTAAGGAATCACCTCTTCCTCAGTGTCCCACTGTCCTTGACATTCCACGTACGTTACCACatgcttctttttctctctttcgctTAGATGGAACATTTCTGGAAAGTACAAATCATATTTTGTGGAGAAACGGGCTCTAATTTAGTTGTGATTCTGTTTCAGAGGGTGTAAAGGACTACATTCAGGAAGCCAAAGCACACATGAGTCAAACATGCCAGGATATAGAGTCAGGGCTTAGCTTGACCTCTCATTATGTTGATGTGGAAGTGAGCCAGAGAGAAACTCTTCGCTctggaaaaaacacaaacaaagcccTGGACAAGGAGCTAGTCATCATGGGCGATACAGATCGGCAAAAAAGCTTGTTGGCGACGAGTCAGGTAAGAGTTTCTCTTTTCTATTTTGATTTGTCTACATGACTCATGAAACAGGCCAAAAACATTGCTAAAATCAGTGGCTGCAACTCACCTGGTACCTATATGTCTTTTTCTACTCAGATCTTCGAAAGACCAAATGGAGACAAACCCAAGCGCTACGTATTGTTACTTGGCAATGCTGGCATGGGAAAAACCACCCTGATCAGGAAACTGTGTCTTGACTGGTCCAGAGACTGCATCCCACAGTttgactttgtcttttttttagaCGGCAAAGCACTCTCTTTAACGGAGGCGACCTACAGCCTTCCGACCCTCCTATTAAACCTCTCCTCCTTTGCCCCTCCCTGCACCGACCCCAAGGCAGTGTACGCTCAAATCCTTGCCACCCCTAAGCGTGTGCTGATCATTTTTGATGGGTTTTGCAAGTTGCGGGACTATGAAATACTTCTCCAGACTCAAGAAAAAGATTTGATAACGTCATTGCAGAAAGACAGCAGAGCACAGACATATACAGTAAGACAGTTATATTCTGCCATCCTTCAGAGGATCCTCCTTCCAGGCTGCACTCTGCTGCTCTCTACTCGACCAAGAGGCACTGCCAGTCAGCTCCTCCGGCGGACGGACAGCCTTTTGGAGGTGTGTGGCTTCACCCCCTCTGACGTACAGATATATTTGTCCCAGTACTTCACTGATCCTGACCTCAGAGTATCTGCTTTAGGTTTCTTGAAAAACTGCAGCTATCTGGACCTCCTCTGCTGGAACCCTGGACTATGTCGGTTGGTCTGCTTGGTTTTAGAACAATGCAAGAGTTTGGAGGACCTACCGAGAACTTTAACCGGGCTCTGCCATCAAGTGCTTCATCTGAAAGTGGAAAAGGACATTAGGAACACAAACTCACAGGCTATAACTCAATCAGAAATATCAGTAGAAGAAACCCAGACACAAAGTTCAAGTAGTTCTCAAGTGAAGAGGCGTAATATAAACACTCGCACCCGCACTCGCTCTCGCACCCAAAGAGCAAGGGGGTCAAAAAAACAGGAGAAAGAAGAATATGACATTGAAGTAGAGGAAATGAAGAGTGCTGGCTTGGAAGTAGatagaacagaggagagggagttGCTGTCCCAGCTGAGTTCTTTGGCCTGGGAAGGAGTTAAAGGAAACTCCTCCATCCTCCCCACAGGACGGACGATATCTGCCAAACTCAAGGCGTTCGGCCACAGGACAGGGCTCTTCGTCTCCTACCACCTAAGGACGAGGCAGGTTGTCTCAGGTggtgagagagaggacagagaagaaatTGGAACAGAGGAGActggagaaaagaggagaaataaGATGGACACTGAAAACGCTGATGCCAGTGATGACCACATCGTGTTGTGGGCCAACCCTTTCCTTCAGAGTTACCTTGCAGGGGTCCATTTGTCTCTGTCAAGGTAAACATTCATCAGAAAACAATAGTCTTCTTCTTCCATTAGAATTATATGGATGAATAAATTAAAGGAGAAGTGGTTGATTGATCGAGTAAATTGAAGACTGTGTAAAGCTTTTAATCTGGAACAGTATCCGATcccttgttttaaaataaaagagcaTGTCCTTTTCCACTTCTAGCCccctttctctttcactttcagtgctccaccctctctggatttctctcactctttttcactttttgtttccCCAGAACCATAACAGACCGCGCCTTCCTCCAAACTCTCCCTTTCCAGACAGGCCAGAAGGCACGTCGGAGACCTCAAAGGGAGGAGCTCGAGCTCACTCAGCGATTTGCAGTCGGGCTCCTGTTCCACAACAGGACAGAGCTGCAGAGGCTTCACTCATACACAGAGAGGGCCTTCAGAGATATGGTGGCCGCCAAGCAGGCTTTAGTAACAAAACACCTCATGGGTCTTTCCCATGGTGACCTGAGCCCCACCCAGGTCCTGGAGGCTTGTCACTATGTTTATGAGGCGAGTTCCACGCATGGTGATGGTAGCAGAGACACTGGCAGCACACGGTTAGTCGCTCACCTGGCAGCGAGTCTTCCAGAattcctgacattttatggagTCCCATTTATGCCGCCGGACGTGTTTGCTGTGCAGAACGTTCTTGAAAGGGGTGGAGCTGAAGGTAGAAGGTTCTGCTTGAATCTGGAGGATTCTGGGATACAGATTTCGGGACTCAGAGCTCTGGTGGGgctcaacaacatcaacacatACAGGTACTAGTTCACCCCTCAAAAAGCTGCTTGGTATCAATTGAGTTTGTCAAACCCCATTTAAAGTGCTTAGACTGTGGTGGGTGTGTG
Protein-coding sequences here:
- the ciita gene encoding MHC class II transactivator isoform X2; amino-acid sequence: MQEVDQDPFICPDLGALPDDLSEFLSDDYLRKFVDVLFDDPWLNYEDVLNTCCDLPMSTELSSLDSHQQGQEDKTSKTNNRKKRPRAPRAQRCTDVNTPSRPKRQRAAAQPKAKVAQTEPSVTQGTGIEPSSEETAGLSSTPPRILHFHPSIQFITIPDTPACQVVQTLSLSPPVIRLPLPNTAATRTYILVPAASPHFKRQVPTLSPTDGAVVPVQMSSSPPGSLSDTASKVMSPHCASPLSPSNEMSSCKESPLPQCPTVLDIPQGVKDYIQEAKAHMSQTCQDIESGLSLTSHYVDVEVSQRETLRSGKNTNKALDKELVIMGDTDRQKSLLATSQIFERPNGDKPKRYVLLLGNAGMGKTTLIRKLCLDWSRDCIPQFDFVFFLDGKALSLTEATYSLPTLLLNLSSFAPPCTDPKAVYAQILATPKRVLIIFDGFCKLRDYEILLQTQEKDLITSLQKDSRAQTYTVRQLYSAILQRILLPGCTLLLSTRPRGTASQLLRRTDSLLEVCGFTPSDVQIYLSQYFTDPDLRVSALGFLKNCSYLDLLCWNPGLCRLVCLVLEQCKSLEDLPRTLTGLCHQVLHLKVEKDIRNTNSQAITQSEISVEETQTQSSSSSQVKRRNINTRTRTRSRTQRARGSKKQEKEEYDIEVEEMKSAGLEVDRTEERELLSQLSSLAWEGVKGNSSILPTGRTISAKLKAFGHRTGLFVSYHLRTRQVVSGGEREDREEIGTEETGEKRRNKMDTENADASDDHIVLWANPFLQSYLAGVHLSLSRTITDRAFLQTLPFQTGQKARRRPQREELELTQRFAVGLLFHNRTELQRLHSYTERAFRDMVAAKQALVTKHLMGLSHGDLSPTQVLEACHYVYEASSTHGDGSRDTGSTRLVAHLAASLPEFLTFYGVPFMPPDVFAVQNVLERGGAEGRRFCLNLEDSGIQISGLRALVGLNNINTYRACIADVITLWEQLEQSGEEVLLQGTMSKFKIHPLKATQVCHIEHLAKLVNIHVHKKLSDSSSQSDSILAEGVPAVKELHKLEFELGPEKGPLVLPKLWELLPGLHNLQHLDLENSKIGDKGAENLADSLVSLGSLEILNLSQNCIADRGVRKLATVLRDLPKLHCLSLYSNMISDEGAESLASVLPHMASLTDLDVKYNKLTDVGAQSLGASLRNCRKMKTLRMWNQCIPYGVFERLQQQDNRIHWQ
- the ciita gene encoding MHC class II transactivator isoform X1 → MQEVDQDPFICPDLGALPDDLSEFLSDDYLRKFVVPDLDTDVLFDDPWLNYEDVLNTCCDLPMSTELSSLDSHQQGQEDKTSKTNNRKKRPRAPRAQRCTDVNTPSRPKRQRAAAQPKAKVAQTEPSVTQGTGIEPSSEETAGLSSTPPRILHFHPSIQFITIPDTPACQVVQTLSLSPPVIRLPLPNTAATRTYILVPAASPHFKRQVPTLSPTDGAVVPVQMSSSPPGSLSDTASKVMSPHCASPLSPSNEMSSCKESPLPQCPTVLDIPQGVKDYIQEAKAHMSQTCQDIESGLSLTSHYVDVEVSQRETLRSGKNTNKALDKELVIMGDTDRQKSLLATSQIFERPNGDKPKRYVLLLGNAGMGKTTLIRKLCLDWSRDCIPQFDFVFFLDGKALSLTEATYSLPTLLLNLSSFAPPCTDPKAVYAQILATPKRVLIIFDGFCKLRDYEILLQTQEKDLITSLQKDSRAQTYTVRQLYSAILQRILLPGCTLLLSTRPRGTASQLLRRTDSLLEVCGFTPSDVQIYLSQYFTDPDLRVSALGFLKNCSYLDLLCWNPGLCRLVCLVLEQCKSLEDLPRTLTGLCHQVLHLKVEKDIRNTNSQAITQSEISVEETQTQSSSSSQVKRRNINTRTRTRSRTQRARGSKKQEKEEYDIEVEEMKSAGLEVDRTEERELLSQLSSLAWEGVKGNSSILPTGRTISAKLKAFGHRTGLFVSYHLRTRQVVSGGEREDREEIGTEETGEKRRNKMDTENADASDDHIVLWANPFLQSYLAGVHLSLSRTITDRAFLQTLPFQTGQKARRRPQREELELTQRFAVGLLFHNRTELQRLHSYTERAFRDMVAAKQALVTKHLMGLSHGDLSPTQVLEACHYVYEASSTHGDGSRDTGSTRLVAHLAASLPEFLTFYGVPFMPPDVFAVQNVLERGGAEGRRFCLNLEDSGIQISGLRALVGLNNINTYRACIADVITLWEQLEQSGEEVLLQGTMSKFKIHPLKATQVCHIEHLAKLVNIHVHKKLSDSSSQSDSILAEGVPAVKELHKLEFELGPEKGPLVLPKLWELLPGLHNLQHLDLENSKIGDKGAENLADSLVSLGSLEILNLSQNCIADRGVRKLATVLRDLPKLHCLSLYSNMISDEGAESLASVLPHMASLTDLDVKYNKLTDVGAQSLGASLRNCRKMKTLRMWNQCIPYGVFERLQQQDNRIHWQ